One Mycoplasmoides pneumoniae FH genomic region harbors:
- a CDS encoding MPN214 family protein: MLGTQTTNSKPREYGGLIVSTIYIVLFFAILNLTVFFNKTNNINLILKNSCVVSFVVVWLLVCLQGIVRLKTCDGARYEISKFNQYLKLGSIYAKPNISFDEYKAKSSSYRKQTRGFWWMNFSLYLLGSLISIVVSLL; encoded by the coding sequence ATGTTAGGTACACAAACCACAAATTCGAAGCCGCGTGAATACGGCGGGTTAATAGTAAGCACAATTTACATTGTGCTTTTCTTCGCCATTTTGAATTTAACCGTTTTTTTCAATAAAACTAACAACATTAACCTAATTCTGAAAAACAGTTGTGTTGTTAGTTTTGTCGTTGTTTGATTGCTTGTGTGTCTCCAAGGTATAGTGCGCTTAAAGACCTGTGATGGAGCACGGTACGAAATTAGCAAGTTTAACCAATATCTAAAACTAGGTAGTATATACGCCAAGCCCAACATTAGTTTTGACGAGTATAAAGCAAAAAGTTCATCCTACCGTAAACAAACCCGCGGGTTTTGGTGGATGAACTTCTCGCTTTACCTTCTAGGTAGCTTAATCAGTATAGTAGTTAGTCTGCTCTAA